One segment of Nostoc piscinale CENA21 DNA contains the following:
- the arsC gene encoding arsenate reductase, glutathione/glutaredoxin type, with protein sequence MKRVMFVCKKNSARSQMAEGFAKILGQGKIVVTSSGLEASQVRPEAIAAMQEIGIDITDQHSKPLSDFQAADFDVVISLCGCGVNLPPEWVVREVFEDWQLDDPAEQPEIFPRVRDEIKERVVQLIASVNQA encoded by the coding sequence ATGAAACGTGTCATGTTTGTCTGTAAAAAGAATTCTGCTCGTTCGCAAATGGCGGAAGGCTTTGCAAAAATTCTGGGACAAGGAAAAATTGTCGTAACTAGTTCGGGGTTAGAGGCGAGTCAGGTGAGGCCAGAAGCGATCGCAGCGATGCAAGAAATTGGGATTGATATTACTGATCAGCATTCCAAACCCCTAAGTGATTTTCAAGCCGCAGATTTTGATGTAGTGATTTCTCTGTGCGGTTGTGGTGTGAATTTACCACCGGAGTGGGTGGTGCGCGAAGTATTTGAAGATTGGCAATTGGATGATCCAGCAGAACAGCCAGAAATTTTCCCCAGAGTGCGCGATGAAATTAAAGAACGAGTAGTTCAATTAATTGCATCTGTGAATCAAGCATAA